One Oryza glaberrima chromosome 10, OglaRS2, whole genome shotgun sequence DNA segment encodes these proteins:
- the LOC127752989 gene encoding GDSL esterase/lipase At1g28600-like, translated as MAPPFSRLLVVLSFLGIALVVVESAGGGRHPPLPRYSRMFSFGDSLTDTGNAAILPVTAGGPFTRPPYGMTFFHHPAGRASDGRLVIDFLVEALGLPEPTPYLAGKAAAEFRRGANFAVGGATALDPAFLKSRGITSFVPVSLGNETRWFEDVLHLLAGASAHQKRMIAASSVFYFGEIGFNDYSFALSAGNGTVEAAASLVPEIIAVIRSAVAAVMAAGARTVVVAGMIPIGCEPEMLALFPSDAGDYYDPASGCIARFNRLAELHNRELQRALHELRRAHPGAAAAIVRYADLYGPVAAAIASPGEYGFGSSPLAACCGSGGEPYNFNANFTGFCATPGSTVCADGPSSSVSWDGIHYTEATNKLVARAILTRP; from the exons ATGGCGCCGCCATTTTCACGTCTTCTCGTGGTGCTCTCCTTCCTCGGCATAGCCCTTGTCGTCGTCGAGTcggccggcggtggccggcaTCCGCCGCTGCCACGCTACTCACGCATGTTCAGCTTCGGCGACTCGCTCACCGACACCGGCAACGCGGCCATCCTCCCGGTCACCGCCGGCGGGCCCTTCACGCGGCCTCCCTACGGGATGACATTCTTCCACcaccccgccggccgcgcctccgaCGGCCGCCTCGTCATCGACTTCCTCG TGGAGGCTTTGGGGTTGCCGGAGCCGACGCCGTACCTCGccggaaaggcggcggcggaattCCGGCGAGGGGCGAACTtcgcggtgggcggcgcgacggcgctcGACCCGGCGTTCTTGAAGAGCAGAGGGATAACGTCGTTCGTGCCGGTGTCTCTCGGCAACGAGACGAGGTGGTTCGAGGATGTCTTGCATCTGCTCGCCGGCGCCTCAGCCCACC AGAAGCGCATGATCGCGGCAAGCTCAGTCTTCTACTTCGGTGAGATCGGATTCAACGACTACTCCTTCGCCCTCTCCGCCGGCAACGGCACCGTCGAAGCCGCGGCGAGCTTGGTGCCTGAAATCATCGCCGTCATCCGTTCAGCCGTCGCC GCTGTGATGGCCGCCGGAGCAAGGACAGTGGTTGTCGCCGGGATGATACCGATCGGCTGCGAGCCGGAGATGCTCGCCCTCTTCCCCAGCGACGCAGGTGACTACTACGACCCGGCGTCCGGCTGCATCGCGCGGTTCAACCGCCTCGCCGAGCTGCACAACCGCGAGCTGCAGCGGGCGCTCCACGAGCTCCGGCGAGCCCACCCTGGTGCCGCCGCGGCCATAGTGCGGTACGCCGACCTGTACGGTCCCGTCGCCGCAGCCATCGCTTCGCCTGGAGAAtacg GGTTTGGGAGCTCGCCGTTGGCGGCATGCTGCGGTAGCGGTGGTGAGCCGTACAACTTCAACGCCAACTTCACGGGATTCTGCGCCACACCAGGGTCGACGGTGTGCGCGGACGGCCCATCATCGTCGGTGTCATGGGACGGAATCCACTATACGGAGGCCACCAACAAGCTCGTCGCCCGTGCCATCCTAACACGACCGTGA
- the LOC127786209 gene encoding uncharacterized protein LOC127786209 isoform X2 translates to MTPFSPHLVAAAAALLGLLATAVAGGGTGAYTRVFSFGDSLTDTGNALHLPSTGGGGGPASRPPYGETFFRRPTGRASDGRLAVDFIVEALRLRHPAPYLAAGGETAAEFRHGVNFAVGGSTALPPEFYEGRGLKPFVPVSLANQTAWFDKVLQILGSSDHGRRKIMASSLFIVGEIGVNDYLVSLVGNLTVGEVETSVVPHIVAAIRSTVNVRGDRRRSDDGGGAGDDTSRLRAAAARALPGRRRRRRRRRRLRPGVRLHDAAERPRRAPQPRAAPRRRRAPRRAPGRVRRRGLRRPLPRRRRHRRLAGEARVRGRAARRVLRRRRRRVQLRHGGVLRRGGVDGVRGPVDVRVVGRRTLHRGGQQAHRLRRAGGRRTAGGVNGADDVAGGGGGWT, encoded by the exons ATGACGCCATTTTCCCCGCatctcgtcgccgccgccgccgcgctcctcggcctcctcgccaccgccgtcgccggaggcggGACGGGCGCCTACACCCGCGTGTTCAGCTTCGGCGACTCGCTCACCGACACCGGCAATGCGCTGCACCTCCcgtccaccggcggcggcggcggcccggccaGCCGCCCTCCCTACGGCGAGACCTTCTTCCGCCGCCCCACCGGCCGCGCCTCCgacggccgcctcgccgtcgacttCATCG TGGAGGCGCTGCGGCTGCGGCACCCGGCGCCgtacctcgccgccggcggcgagacggcggcggagttCCGGCACGGCGTGAACTTCGCCGTCGGCGGGTCGacggcgctgccgccggagtTCTACGAGGGCCGTGGTCTCAAGCCGTTCGTGCCGGTCTCTCTCGCGAACCAGACCGCCTGGTTCGACAAAGTCTTGCAGATTCTTGGATCTTCAGATCACG GGAGGAGGAAGATCATGGCGAGCTCGCTGTTCATCGTCGGGGAGATCGGCGTGAACGACTACCTCGTCTCCCTCGTCGGCAACCTCACCGTCGGCGAGGTCGAGACCTCCGTCGTGCCGCACATCGTCGCTGCCATCCGCTCCACCGTGAACGTAC GAGGTGATCGCCGCCGgagcgacgacggtggtggtgccggGGATGATACCTCTCGGCTGCGAGCCGCAGCTGCTCGCGCTCtaccagggcggcggcggcggcggcgtcgccggcgacgactacGACCCGGAGTCCGGCTGCATGACGCGGCTGAACGGCCTCGCCGAGCACCACAACCGCGAgctgcgccgcgccgtcgccgagctccgCGGCGCGCACCCGGGCGCGTCCGTCGTCGTGGCCTACGCCGACCTctaccgcgccgtcgccgacatcGTCGCCTCGCCGGGGAGGCACGGGTTCGGgggcgcgccgctcgccgcgtgctgcggcgccggcgccggcgcgtacaacttcgacatggcggcgttctgcggcgcggcggggtcgacggcgtGCGCGGACCCGTCGACGTACGTGTCGTGGGACGGCGTACACTTCACCGAGGCGGCCAACAGGCACATCGCCTGCGCCGTGCTGGAGGCCGGCGCACCGCCGGCGGTGTCAACGGCGCCGATgacgtggccggcggcggcggaggctggaCGTAG
- the LOC127786209 gene encoding GDSL esterase/lipase At5g45910-like isoform X1 has product MTPFSPHLVAAAAALLGLLATAVAGGGTGAYTRVFSFGDSLTDTGNALHLPSTGGGGGPASRPPYGETFFRRPTGRASDGRLAVDFIVEALRLRHPAPYLAAGGETAAEFRHGVNFAVGGSTALPPEFYEGRGLKPFVPVSLANQTAWFDKVLQILGSSDHGRRKIMASSLFIVGEIGVNDYLVSLVGNLTVGEVETSVVPHIVAAIRSTVNEVIAAGATTVVVPGMIPLGCEPQLLALYQGGGGGGVAGDDYDPESGCMTRLNGLAEHHNRELRRAVAELRGAHPGASVVVAYADLYRAVADIVASPGRHGFGGAPLAACCGAGAGAYNFDMAAFCGAAGSTACADPSTYVSWDGVHFTEAANRHIACAVLEAGAPPAVSTAPMTWPAAAEAGRSRIGCS; this is encoded by the exons ATGACGCCATTTTCCCCGCatctcgtcgccgccgccgccgcgctcctcggcctcctcgccaccgccgtcgccggaggcggGACGGGCGCCTACACCCGCGTGTTCAGCTTCGGCGACTCGCTCACCGACACCGGCAATGCGCTGCACCTCCcgtccaccggcggcggcggcggcccggccaGCCGCCCTCCCTACGGCGAGACCTTCTTCCGCCGCCCCACCGGCCGCGCCTCCgacggccgcctcgccgtcgacttCATCG TGGAGGCGCTGCGGCTGCGGCACCCGGCGCCgtacctcgccgccggcggcgagacggcggcggagttCCGGCACGGCGTGAACTTCGCCGTCGGCGGGTCGacggcgctgccgccggagtTCTACGAGGGCCGTGGTCTCAAGCCGTTCGTGCCGGTCTCTCTCGCGAACCAGACCGCCTGGTTCGACAAAGTCTTGCAGATTCTTGGATCTTCAGATCACG GGAGGAGGAAGATCATGGCGAGCTCGCTGTTCATCGTCGGGGAGATCGGCGTGAACGACTACCTCGTCTCCCTCGTCGGCAACCTCACCGTCGGCGAGGTCGAGACCTCCGTCGTGCCGCACATCGTCGCTGCCATCCGCTCCACCGTGAAC GAGGTGATCGCCGCCGgagcgacgacggtggtggtgccggGGATGATACCTCTCGGCTGCGAGCCGCAGCTGCTCGCGCTCtaccagggcggcggcggcggcggcgtcgccggcgacgactacGACCCGGAGTCCGGCTGCATGACGCGGCTGAACGGCCTCGCCGAGCACCACAACCGCGAgctgcgccgcgccgtcgccgagctccgCGGCGCGCACCCGGGCGCGTCCGTCGTCGTGGCCTACGCCGACCTctaccgcgccgtcgccgacatcGTCGCCTCGCCGGGGAGGCACGGGTTCGGgggcgcgccgctcgccgcgtgctgcggcgccggcgccggcgcgtacaacttcgacatggcggcgttctgcggcgcggcggggtcgacggcgtGCGCGGACCCGTCGACGTACGTGTCGTGGGACGGCGTACACTTCACCGAGGCGGCCAACAGGCACATCGCCTGCGCCGTGCTGGAGGCCGGCGCACCGCCGGCGGTGTCAACGGCGCCGATgacgtggccggcggcggcggaggctggaCGTAGTAGGATAGGGTGCTCATAG